The bacterium genome contains a region encoding:
- the rpsP gene encoding 30S ribosomal protein S16, whose protein sequence is MALRIRLKRVGMKKQPSYRVVIMESSQTRDGRPIAEVGHYTPYRADKPLSIDLEAVDSWMSKGAKPTETVERLIKKLRTPA, encoded by the coding sequence GTGGCTCTGCGCATTCGTCTGAAGCGCGTCGGTATGAAGAAGCAGCCCAGTTATCGGGTCGTGATCATGGAGTCGTCCCAGACCCGGGATGGTCGCCCCATCGCCGAGGTCGGTCACTACACGCCGTATCGGGCCGATAAGCCGCTCAGCATTGATCTGGAAGCGGTGGACAGCTGGATGAGCAAAGGTGCGAAGCCGACCGAGACGGTCGAGCGGCTGATCAAAAAGCTCCGGACCCCGGCGTAA
- the rimM gene encoding Ribosome maturation factor RimM, whose translation MAALPETIVIGRTTGVFGIKGECKVQVFSDSPERFLPIRHVWIEQLTGALEPRTIERVRIHKGVALVTFTGIDSPEQAEPLLRRNLHIPKSERQPLGPDEFYVSDLIGLLVLLPDDTILGTLREVIETGANDVYEVQGTGRNYYIPATREVIGDVDLTARTMRITPLPGLLD comes from the coding sequence ATGGCGGCCCTTCCGGAAACCATCGTGATCGGCCGGACCACAGGGGTCTTTGGCATCAAAGGCGAATGTAAAGTCCAGGTCTTCTCTGACTCCCCGGAGCGCTTTCTTCCCATCCGGCATGTCTGGATCGAGCAGCTGACGGGGGCCCTGGAGCCCCGGACCATCGAGCGGGTCCGGATTCACAAAGGAGTCGCGCTGGTGACCTTCACCGGCATCGACTCCCCGGAGCAGGCTGAGCCGTTGCTCCGACGGAACCTTCACATACCCAAGAGCGAGCGTCAGCCTCTGGGGCCGGATGAGTTCTACGTCAGTGATCTCATCGGCCTGCTGGTGCTACTGCCCGATGACACCATCCTGGGGACCCTGCGGGAAGTCATCGAGACCGGTGCGAATGATGTCTACGAAGTTCAGGGGACCGGGCGGAACTACTACATCCCCGCCACAAGGGAAGTCATTGGTGACGTCGATTTGACCGCCCGCACGATGCGGATTACGCCGCTGCCGGGGCTGCTGGACTAA
- the rplS gene encoding 50S ribosomal protein L19, with translation MTDETMQDGTTEPSDSAPAEEAAAPAEAAAPAEEAAPEASDPAEEAVTEAAAPAEEVAAEVPAEPEAAPAPVATAPAADKEGGRRRRRGRGKSKGEPKPPKLNLVRLFEEKMLRSDIPVFRPGDTVKVSVKIREGEKERIQAFEGVCISRKHGGVRETFTVRKISAANVGVERTFYLHSRRLDKVELVRRGVVRRAKIYYLRKLRGKAARIRERRD, from the coding sequence ATGACCGACGAAACTATGCAGGACGGCACCACGGAGCCGTCTGATTCCGCACCTGCCGAAGAGGCTGCTGCGCCTGCCGAAGCGGCAGCTCCCGCTGAAGAGGCGGCTCCCGAAGCCTCAGATCCCGCTGAGGAAGCGGTGACCGAGGCTGCCGCTCCCGCTGAAGAAGTGGCGGCTGAAGTACCGGCAGAGCCGGAGGCCGCGCCGGCTCCGGTCGCGACAGCACCGGCAGCAGACAAAGAAGGCGGACGTCGCCGACGCCGCGGACGCGGCAAGTCGAAGGGCGAGCCGAAGCCCCCGAAGCTGAATCTGGTCCGGCTCTTCGAAGAGAAAATGCTGCGCAGCGACATCCCGGTCTTTCGACCCGGAGATACTGTCAAAGTCAGCGTGAAGATTCGCGAAGGTGAAAAAGAGCGTATTCAGGCGTTCGAAGGGGTCTGCATCTCACGCAAGCATGGCGGGGTGCGGGAGACCTTCACCGTGCGGAAGATTTCCGCCGCGAATGTCGGGGTCGAGCGGACCTTCTATCTGCATTCGCGACGCCTCGACAAGGTCGAGCTGGTCCGCCGCGGTGTGGTCCGGCGCGCGAAGATCTACTACCTGCGGAAGCTCCGCGGGAAGGCCGCCCGCATCCGCGAACGTCGGGATTAG
- the purN gene encoding Phosphoribosylglycinamide formyltransferase has product MTTRPRLAIFLSGRGSNAEAILRAIDDGTIAAEVGLVVSNTAKAGGLALAQRRGIPALPLNPNRYPTPALYAADLLRWLRHYRIDALVLAGYLKQIPPAVIAAYAGRILNIHPALLPKHGGPGMYGLRVHAAVLNAGETESGATVHLVTEEYDEGPVLARARVPVLEGDTPESLAHRVLAAEHQLYPLVIAACVNALRAGTPFPQLGTVVLPAGSAHDVS; this is encoded by the coding sequence ATGACCACCCGACCCCGACTGGCGATCTTTCTCTCCGGACGCGGCTCCAACGCGGAGGCGATTCTCCGGGCGATCGATGACGGCACCATCGCTGCGGAAGTTGGGTTAGTGGTCAGCAATACCGCGAAGGCCGGGGGGTTGGCGCTCGCGCAGCGACGGGGGATTCCCGCCCTGCCGCTGAATCCGAATCGCTACCCTACGCCAGCACTGTATGCGGCTGATCTGCTCCGCTGGTTGCGTCATTACCGCATCGATGCCCTGGTCCTCGCCGGGTATCTGAAGCAGATTCCACCAGCGGTGATCGCGGCCTACGCTGGTCGGATTCTGAACATCCATCCTGCGCTGTTACCCAAGCATGGCGGGCCGGGCATGTACGGATTACGGGTTCACGCTGCAGTACTAAATGCTGGAGAGACAGAAAGCGGCGCGACGGTCCACCTGGTAACAGAGGAGTACGACGAAGGCCCCGTTCTGGCGCGGGCCCGGGTGCCGGTGCTGGAGGGCGACACACCAGAGTCGCTGGCGCATCGGGTCCTTGCGGCCGAACATCAGCTCTACCCGCTTGTGATTGCAGCCTGCGTCAACGCCCTGCGGGCAGGAACTCCTTTCCCTCAACTGGGAACGGTGGTCCTGCCCGCAGGGTCAGCTCACGATGTGAGCTAA
- the mutT gene encoding 8-oxo-dGTP diphosphatase yields the protein MEPDSPRIVVACGIITDGSRLLIARRGADVSFPGCWEFPGGKPEPGETLEEALIRECAEEVALEVEVLRQVARVNFPHNVGHLTLEVFLCRVDPAQEPQCLEVAEVRWIFPHELPQFEFPPANTRLVVQLAALDWRDWVERGSQLWI from the coding sequence ATGGAGCCCGATTCCCCCCGCATCGTTGTCGCCTGCGGCATCATCACCGATGGGTCGCGCCTGCTAATTGCTCGTCGCGGGGCCGATGTCAGCTTTCCTGGCTGCTGGGAGTTCCCGGGCGGGAAGCCGGAGCCAGGGGAAACCCTGGAAGAAGCCCTGATCCGGGAGTGTGCGGAAGAGGTCGCCCTGGAAGTTGAAGTTCTTCGACAGGTGGCGCGTGTCAATTTTCCGCACAATGTGGGACATCTGACGCTCGAAGTCTTTCTCTGTCGGGTGGACCCGGCTCAGGAACCGCAATGCCTGGAGGTGGCGGAGGTCCGCTGGATTTTCCCCCATGAACTGCCACAGTTCGAATTCCCACCAGCGAATACTCGTCTGGTAGTCCAGCTGGCTGCCCTCGACTGGCGCGACTGGGTCGAGCGGGGCTCGCAACTCTGGATCTGA
- the trmD gene encoding tRNA (guanine-N(1)-)-methyltransferase: protein MLQVDILTLFPDFFNSPLATSFFRRASDQQAWRVGVHDIREQAPPGIHRQADDAPYGGGPGMVMLLDPVAKSLEKLGCRAFPKRRTPDRKIILLSASGQPFRQAQAEAFARCRQLVLICGHYEGVDERLLDLFPIEEVSIGDYVLTGGESAALVVLDAVVRLLPEVLGNPESLREESFQDGLLDYPVYSRPADYRGLAVPEVLLSGHHGQIAQWRREQALLKTARQRPDLFATLQVTAREAEWLRDQGIAVAESAILPTPRKSRRARS, encoded by the coding sequence ATGCTCCAGGTCGATATCCTTACCCTCTTCCCGGACTTCTTCAACTCCCCCCTCGCTACCAGCTTCTTCCGACGAGCGTCCGATCAGCAAGCGTGGCGGGTCGGGGTTCACGACATTCGGGAACAGGCACCTCCCGGGATTCATCGTCAGGCCGATGATGCGCCTTACGGTGGCGGACCGGGGATGGTGATGCTGCTGGATCCAGTGGCGAAGAGTCTGGAAAAGCTGGGGTGCCGGGCGTTCCCGAAGCGTCGGACGCCGGATCGCAAAATCATCCTGCTCTCGGCCAGTGGCCAGCCGTTTAGGCAAGCCCAGGCGGAAGCCTTCGCCCGCTGTCGACAGCTCGTGCTGATCTGCGGGCACTACGAAGGAGTCGATGAGCGACTCCTCGACCTCTTCCCTATCGAAGAGGTCTCCATCGGGGATTATGTCCTCACGGGCGGCGAATCCGCCGCACTGGTGGTCCTGGATGCGGTCGTACGACTATTGCCGGAGGTCCTCGGAAACCCCGAGTCTCTCCGGGAAGAGTCGTTTCAGGACGGCCTTCTTGACTATCCGGTTTACTCCAGACCCGCGGACTATCGCGGTCTGGCAGTGCCGGAGGTGCTCCTCTCCGGACACCATGGGCAGATCGCCCAGTGGCGTCGGGAGCAGGCGCTCCTAAAAACCGCGCGCCAGCGGCCGGACCTCTTCGCCACCCTGCAGGTCACTGCACGGGAAGCGGAGTGGTTACGGGACCAGGGGATCGCAGTCGCGGAGTCCGCGATTTTGCCGACGCCCCGGAAGTCCCGCAGAGCGCGTTCCTGA